A genome region from Armatimonadota bacterium includes the following:
- the selD gene encoding selenide, water dikinase SelD, with the protein MEDQRERIRLTAMVACAGUASKLGPADLAQVLRSVPQPSDPNLLLGLSARDDAAVYRLSDDLALVQTVDVFTPVVDDPYHYGAISVANALSDIYAMGARPLLALNIAGFPRSKLPLEVLSEILRGGADKAAEAGVLIVGGHTIDDPEPKYGLAVTGTVHPEKIVTKAGGRPGDKLLLTKPLGLGVITTGIKQGKTPSQVAAEAIRVMETLNRAASEAMVEVGVHACTDVTGYGLLGHLHEVTVSSGLAARVRAGAVPILAQAHALARAGAIAGGTARNFEFLQDKVAYEEGVDEETRLLLADAQTSGGLLMAVPPHRVDALEAALRQRDVTPIARIGELLAGPAGRIMVSP; encoded by the coding sequence ATGGAAGACCAGCGGGAGCGCATCCGGCTCACCGCCATGGTCGCCTGCGCGGGCTGAGCGTCCAAACTCGGCCCCGCCGACCTGGCGCAGGTCCTGCGCTCTGTGCCACAACCCAGTGACCCCAACCTGCTCCTGGGCCTTTCTGCGCGCGACGACGCCGCGGTCTACCGGCTCAGCGACGACCTGGCCCTGGTGCAGACCGTGGACGTCTTCACCCCGGTGGTGGACGACCCGTACCACTACGGGGCCATCTCCGTGGCCAACGCCCTCTCCGACATCTACGCCATGGGGGCCCGCCCCCTGCTGGCCCTGAACATCGCCGGGTTCCCCCGGAGCAAGTTGCCGCTGGAGGTCCTCAGCGAGATCCTCCGCGGCGGGGCGGATAAGGCAGCGGAGGCCGGTGTCCTCATCGTGGGCGGCCACACCATCGACGACCCAGAGCCCAAATACGGCCTGGCGGTGACCGGCACCGTGCACCCGGAGAAGATCGTTACCAAAGCCGGCGGGCGTCCCGGGGACAAGCTACTGCTGACAAAGCCCCTGGGCCTGGGGGTCATCACCACGGGAATCAAGCAGGGAAAGACCCCGTCCCAGGTCGCCGCGGAAGCGATCCGCGTGATGGAGACCCTCAACCGCGCCGCCTCCGAGGCCATGGTTGAGGTGGGGGTGCACGCCTGCACCGATGTCACCGGCTACGGTCTGCTGGGGCACCTTCACGAGGTGACGGTCTCCAGCGGCCTGGCCGCCCGCGTCCGCGCCGGCGCCGTCCCCATCCTGGCGCAGGCCCACGCCCTCGCTCGGGCGGGGGCCATCGCCGGGGGCACTGCCCGTAACTTTGAGTTCCTGCAGGACAAGGTCGCCTATGAGGAAGGCGTGGACGAGGAAACCCGCCTCCTGCTGGCCGACGCCCAGACCTCCGGCGGGCTGCTCATGGCCGTCCCCCCCCACCGGGTCGACGCCCTGGAAGCGGCCCTGCGGCAGCGGGACGTCACTCCCATCGCCCGCATCGGCGAGCTGCTCGCCGGACCAGCCGGCCGGATCATGGTGAGCCCGTAA
- a CDS encoding aspartyl protease family protein, which yields MGLTFIDGTVRGGDSKEVTVRFLVDSGATYTLLPQDVWRQLGLVPRRRVTFSLADGTPVERDVSECYIILPQGEGHTPVILGEPGDVALLGAVTLEILGLVLNPFTRELQPMRMMLA from the coding sequence ATGGGCCTGACCTTTATTGACGGGACAGTCCGGGGCGGTGATTCTAAAGAGGTGACTGTCCGCTTCCTGGTTGACAGCGGCGCCACGTACACTTTGCTTCCCCAGGATGTCTGGCGCCAGCTCGGGCTGGTGCCACGGAGACGCGTCACCTTCTCGCTGGCCGATGGCACCCCGGTGGAGCGTGACGTTTCGGAGTGCTACATCATCCTGCCGCAGGGCGAAGGGCATACCCCTGTCATCCTGGGCGAACCGGGGGATGTAGCGCTCCTGGGTGCGGTCACGCTGGAGATCCTGGGCCTGGTCCTCAACCCCTTCACCAGAGAGCTTCAGCCGATGCGGATGATGCTGGCCTGA
- a CDS encoding DNA glycosylase, with protein sequence MRVRPPYSLQRTLQCGQVFRWTVRDGVATGIFRGRVWTVRQEGPALRVSGGDPGELEALMRHLAVDAPLRSVERALSKDPVLRRALEHTSGIAIMRQDPWECLVSYVVSAFNNIPKIRLTVERLSRRFGRPLADGRFAFPTPKRLADASLPALRACLLGYRAPYVRAVARAVTEGRVDLEALRVQPYPQARKVLLALPGVGEKVAECVLLFALGHGEAFPVDVWVQRAVEAILGRPAIPREIRQWARDRFGPLAGYANQHLFVAARMGILGRSSAV encoded by the coding sequence GTGCGGGTGCGTCCCCCCTACAGCCTGCAGCGGACGCTCCAGTGCGGGCAGGTGTTCCGCTGGACGGTGCGCGACGGGGTGGCCACGGGCATCTTCCGCGGGCGGGTGTGGACGGTGCGGCAGGAGGGCCCCGCGCTGCGCGTTAGCGGTGGGGACCCGGGGGAGCTGGAGGCGCTGATGCGTCACCTGGCGGTGGATGCGCCGTTGCGCTCCGTGGAGCGGGCGCTGTCCAAGGACCCCGTGCTGCGCCGGGCGCTGGAGCACACCAGCGGCATCGCCATCATGCGGCAGGACCCCTGGGAGTGCCTGGTCTCCTACGTGGTGTCCGCCTTCAACAACATCCCCAAGATACGCCTGACCGTGGAGCGGCTCTCCCGCCGCTTCGGCCGGCCGCTGGCGGACGGCCGGTTTGCCTTCCCAACGCCCAAGCGGCTGGCCGATGCCTCCCTGCCAGCGCTGCGGGCGTGCCTGCTGGGCTACCGGGCGCCGTACGTCCGGGCAGTGGCGCGGGCGGTGACCGAGGGCCGGGTAGACCTGGAAGCGCTGCGGGTGCAGCCCTACCCGCAGGCGCGGAAAGTCCTGCTGGCCCTGCCCGGCGTTGGAGAGAAGGTGGCGGAGTGCGTGCTGCTGTTCGCCCTGGGCCACGGCGAGGCCTTTCCCGTCGACGTCTGGGTGCAGCGCGCGGTGGAGGCCATCCTGGGTCGCCCGGCCATACCGCGCGAGATCCGGCAGTGGGCCCGCGACCGCTTCGGCCCCCTGGCCGGCTATGCCAACCAGCACCTCTTCGTGGCCGCCCGCATGGGCATCCTCGGCCGGAGCAGCGCCGTCTAG